In a single window of the Paenibacillus sp. MMS20-IR301 genome:
- the mgsA gene encoding methylglyoxal synthase translates to MLKIAFIAHDRKKDEMVNFVTAYEHVFVGHELFSTGTTGQRIMEATKLTIHRYMSGPLGGDQQIGSMVATDELDLIVFLRDPLMAQPHEPDITALLRLCDVYGIPVATNIATAEILVKAIDRGDFGWRELVHKYKPGVDE, encoded by the coding sequence ATGTTAAAAATCGCATTTATCGCACATGACCGCAAAAAAGATGAAATGGTTAACTTTGTAACCGCCTATGAGCATGTGTTTGTAGGCCATGAATTATTCTCAACCGGAACAACCGGACAACGGATTATGGAGGCAACCAAGCTGACCATTCACCGTTATATGTCCGGCCCGCTGGGCGGAGATCAGCAGATCGGCTCTATGGTTGCGACTGATGAGCTGGACTTGATTGTTTTCCTGCGTGACCCGCTGATGGCCCAGCCGCATGAACCGGATATCACCGCACTGCTCCGGCTCTGTGATGTATACGGAATTCCGGTGGCCACGAATATTGCTACTGCAGAGATTCTGGTCAAGGCCATTGACCGCGGCGATTTCGGCTGGCGTGAGCTGGTACATAAATACAAACCGGGTGTGGATGAATAA
- the bshB1 gene encoding bacillithiol biosynthesis deacetylase BshB1, giving the protein MKLDILVFGAHADDAEIGMAGTIAKHTAAGFKVGLCDLTGAEMSSNGTVELRKLEAQQAADLLGVSVRTNLGLPDRGLYLTESHLAAVTAEIRRFAPAIVFAPYFEDRHPDHIACSKLVEEAVFNAKLRKYMPDKPSIPEPQLYFYFINDLGRSDLIVDVTAQYPLKEQALSCYRSQFGLAPGEDTVKTPLTEGYIERVRARDMLLGQRRLIPYAEGFTSKVPHTVDLFSAARPQA; this is encoded by the coding sequence ATGAAACTCGACATTCTGGTATTTGGCGCGCATGCGGATGATGCCGAAATCGGCATGGCAGGTACGATTGCCAAGCACACTGCGGCCGGCTTCAAAGTGGGCCTGTGTGATCTGACCGGAGCGGAAATGTCCTCCAACGGTACTGTGGAGCTCCGTAAGCTTGAGGCACAGCAGGCGGCTGATCTGCTTGGGGTTTCTGTACGCACCAATCTGGGGCTGCCTGACCGGGGGCTGTATTTGACTGAGAGCCATTTGGCGGCAGTGACGGCGGAAATCCGCCGCTTTGCACCGGCAATTGTGTTTGCCCCTTACTTTGAAGACCGCCATCCGGATCATATCGCCTGCAGCAAGCTGGTGGAGGAGGCTGTATTTAACGCCAAGCTGCGCAAATATATGCCGGACAAGCCCAGCATTCCTGAGCCGCAATTATATTTTTATTTCATAAATGACCTTGGCCGCAGCGATCTGATAGTGGATGTTACTGCGCAGTATCCCCTGAAAGAGCAGGCGCTCTCCTGTTATCGTTCACAATTCGGGCTTGCCCCGGGTGAAGACACCGTGAAGACGCCGCTAACGGAAGGGTATATTGAACGTGTCCGCGCAAGAGATATGCTGCTTGGACAGCGGCGGCTCATTCCTTATGCGGAAGGGTTCACCAGCAAGGTGCCGCACACGGTTGATTTGTTCAGCGCAGCACGCCCGCAGGCCTAA
- the bshA gene encoding N-acetyl-alpha-D-glucosaminyl L-malate synthase BshA yields MDRLKIGITCYPSLGGSGVVATELGKLLAEKGHEVHFITHSIPFRLGTFQKNIFYHEVEVNDYYVFRYPPYDLALATKMAQVAKMQKLDLFHVHYAVPHAVCAYLAKQILGNDIKVVTTLHGTDITVLGQDESLKDLIRLGINESDAVTAVSQDLINETRKVLDITRGIDLTYNFVDKRVYYPRDVTDLRGDFASPDEKILMHISNFRPVKRVSDVVDVFARVNQKVPSRLLLVGEGPDLPKIQAKISEMGLDDKVRFLGKQDEIAQVISLADLLLLPSEKESFGLVALEAMACGVPTIGSQTGGIPELIQHGITGFLAPVGDTEAMAGYAVKLLSDTGMAESFRRACLERACNDFSRDMITDQYEDIYYRVLGRRVPGLDPIRG; encoded by the coding sequence ATGGACCGGCTGAAAATAGGCATCACTTGTTATCCGTCTCTTGGTGGCTCGGGCGTAGTGGCAACTGAACTGGGCAAGCTATTGGCTGAAAAAGGCCATGAGGTCCATTTTATTACACACAGTATCCCGTTCCGGCTTGGAACGTTTCAGAAGAATATATTTTATCATGAGGTTGAGGTTAACGATTATTATGTGTTCCGTTATCCGCCGTATGACCTTGCGCTGGCAACCAAGATGGCCCAGGTGGCCAAGATGCAGAAGCTGGATTTATTCCACGTGCATTACGCGGTGCCGCATGCCGTCTGCGCCTATCTGGCGAAGCAGATCCTCGGCAATGATATTAAGGTGGTAACTACACTGCACGGCACGGATATCACGGTGCTGGGCCAGGATGAATCGCTTAAGGATCTGATCCGCCTTGGTATTAACGAGAGCGATGCGGTGACAGCGGTTTCTCAGGACCTGATTAACGAAACGCGCAAAGTGCTCGATATTACCCGCGGGATAGATTTAACTTATAATTTCGTGGATAAGCGGGTCTACTATCCCCGTGATGTCACGGACCTGCGGGGGGACTTTGCATCGCCGGATGAGAAAATTCTGATGCATATCAGCAACTTCCGTCCGGTTAAGCGGGTCAGCGATGTGGTGGATGTATTCGCCCGTGTGAACCAGAAGGTTCCTTCACGGCTGCTGCTGGTCGGTGAAGGACCCGATCTGCCGAAGATTCAGGCGAAAATCAGTGAGATGGGCCTTGATGACAAGGTGCGCTTCCTCGGCAAGCAGGATGAGATTGCCCAGGTGATCTCGCTGGCTGATCTGCTGCTGCTTCCATCGGAGAAGGAGAGCTTCGGGCTTGTTGCACTGGAAGCGATGGCCTGCGGTGTTCCGACGATCGGTTCGCAGACGGGAGGCATCCCGGAGCTGATTCAGCATGGCATTACCGGCTTCCTTGCCCCTGTGGGGGATACCGAAGCGATGGCAGGGTATGCGGTTAAGCTGCTCTCGGATACCGGTATGGCTGAAAGCTTCAGGCGCGCTTGTCTCGAGCGGGCCTGCAATGATTTCAGCAGAGATATGATTACTGATCAATACGAAGATATTTATTACCGTGTGCTTGGACGCAGGGTACCCGGGCTGGACCCTATCCGGGGGTAA
- a CDS encoding CCA tRNA nucleotidyltransferase has product MKWTMAPSGMAEAAGVVIAALLADGHEAFFVGGCLRDELLGRPVHDMDLTTSALPEEVIALFPRCVPTGLAHGTVTVLQGGHSFEVTTYRTESGYADHRRPEHVSFVRDVKEDLRRRDFTINAICCGQDGVMIDPFHGARDLQLRLIRCVGKAEERFDEDALRMLRCVRFASVLDFAIAKNTWRGLLRQRDKLAHIAVERMRSEIERIVEGPHPQRGLGLLLRSGLLPRGKAPFPWTGRDLAAAAARSAGLADLQDARLRWALLLHALGSSADTAGELLRAWKFPGAALSGIAAVLRVREAWDAALAAEAPEDPGASAGLRRRWIAAVLAHGRSAAEGWLTVAEAAERAAGCSATATPTPERGAFSLGAAAASTSGPGSKASLPGIAQMRSWTAEMRLQSLGELAVSGHELTAVLDKRPGPWLGVLLNRLLLAAAAGEIANDNQLLLQEAQRMDRDEE; this is encoded by the coding sequence ATGAAATGGACAATGGCACCATCCGGCATGGCGGAAGCCGCCGGTGTGGTGATTGCAGCTCTGCTTGCAGACGGGCACGAGGCTTTTTTTGTCGGCGGCTGTCTGCGTGACGAGCTGTTAGGCCGGCCGGTGCATGATATGGACCTGACGACCTCTGCCCTTCCGGAGGAGGTCATCGCCCTGTTTCCGCGCTGCGTGCCCACCGGGCTTGCGCATGGCACAGTTACTGTGCTGCAGGGCGGGCATAGCTTTGAGGTTACAACCTACCGGACGGAGAGCGGCTATGCCGATCACCGCCGTCCGGAGCATGTTTCGTTCGTACGTGATGTGAAGGAGGATCTCCGCCGCCGCGACTTCACAATTAATGCGATCTGTTGCGGCCAAGACGGCGTAATGATCGATCCCTTCCACGGGGCGCGGGATCTTCAGCTCCGGCTGATCCGCTGCGTCGGCAAGGCGGAGGAACGCTTCGATGAAGACGCGCTGCGGATGCTCCGCTGCGTGCGGTTTGCTTCTGTTCTTGATTTCGCCATCGCCAAGAATACATGGCGGGGGCTCCTGCGCCAGCGTGACAAGCTGGCGCATATTGCTGTGGAGCGGATGCGCTCGGAAATAGAGCGCATCGTCGAAGGCCCGCATCCGCAGCGCGGGCTGGGCCTGCTGCTGCGCAGCGGCCTCTTGCCGCGCGGCAAAGCGCCGTTCCCCTGGACCGGCCGGGACCTGGCGGCAGCCGCCGCCCGTTCAGCCGGTCTCGCGGACCTGCAGGACGCCCGCCTGCGTTGGGCGCTCCTGCTCCATGCCCTGGGATCATCGGCCGATACGGCCGGTGAGCTCCTGCGGGCATGGAAGTTCCCGGGGGCGGCGCTCTCCGGCATCGCCGCCGTGCTGCGCGTCCGCGAAGCCTGGGACGCGGCGCTGGCAGCGGAGGCGCCGGAGGATCCCGGCGCCTCCGCAGGGCTCCGGCGGCGCTGGATCGCCGCCGTGCTGGCCCACGGCCGGTCAGCCGCCGAAGGATGGCTGACCGTGGCTGAGGCGGCTGAGCGGGCCGCCGGTTGCTCTGCTACGGCTACGCCCACGCCGGAGCGCGGTGCCTTTAGCCTTGGCGCTGCAGCCGCCTCCACCTCCGGGCCCGGCTCTAAGGCCAGCTTACCCGGCATTGCACAGATGCGGTCCTGGACCGCAGAGATGCGGCTGCAGAGCCTGGGTGAGCTGGCCGTGTCAGGGCATGAGCTGACAGCTGTGCTGGACAAACGTCCCGGGCCTTGGCTGGGCGTGCTGCTGAACCGGCTGCTGCTGGCAGCGGCGGCCGGCGAGATTGCTAATGACAATCAATTACTGCTGCAGGAAGCGCAAAGGATGGATAGAGATGAAGAGTGA
- a CDS encoding biotin--[acetyl-CoA-carboxylase] ligase: MKSDYPLPPGLMKRENFVSAWPGRIQRLDTVSSTQEEAKRLAENGAPEGTAVMAEEQTGGRGRMGRKWHSPRGKGIWMSLVLRPELPLSLTPQLTLLAGVAVCTAIRTVTGVPAGIKWPNDLLAGGRKICGILLESSFREGGLHYCIAGIGIAVNLTEEDYPDELKTVGTSLLIEGGGIPVDRMRLAAAVLTELEYLYTLYIAHGFQPIKVLWESMSVTLGRQVSVNSSRGRTEAVAVGLDEGGGLMLRSSSTGEITSVLSGEIELI, translated from the coding sequence ATGAAGAGTGATTATCCACTGCCGCCCGGACTCATGAAGCGGGAGAACTTCGTTTCGGCCTGGCCTGGCCGGATTCAGCGGTTAGATACAGTGTCCTCGACACAGGAGGAGGCCAAGCGGCTGGCCGAGAACGGTGCTCCAGAAGGGACCGCGGTGATGGCTGAGGAGCAGACCGGAGGGCGGGGAAGAATGGGCCGCAAGTGGCATTCCCCGCGCGGCAAAGGCATCTGGATGAGCCTCGTGCTGCGCCCGGAGCTTCCCCTTAGCCTGACCCCGCAGCTGACACTGCTCGCCGGGGTGGCGGTCTGTACCGCGATCCGTACGGTTACAGGAGTGCCGGCCGGAATCAAATGGCCGAACGACCTGCTGGCCGGCGGGCGCAAAATCTGCGGCATTCTGCTCGAATCCTCCTTCAGGGAAGGCGGCTTGCACTATTGCATCGCCGGCATCGGGATTGCGGTTAACTTGACAGAGGAAGACTATCCGGACGAGCTGAAGACGGTCGGAACCTCCCTGCTGATTGAAGGCGGGGGCATTCCGGTGGACCGGATGAGGCTGGCGGCAGCCGTACTGACCGAGCTTGAATATCTGTATACTCTTTACATCGCCCACGGATTTCAGCCCATCAAGGTGCTGTGGGAATCCATGTCGGTTACGCTGGGCCGCCAGGTGAGTGTGAATTCATCCCGGGGGCGCACAGAAGCGGTTGCTGTCGGGCTTGATGAGGGCGGCGGGCTAATGCTGCGCAGCAGCAGCACTGGCGAAATTACCAGTGTGCTGTCCGGCGAGATTGAATTGATATAA
- the panB gene encoding 3-methyl-2-oxobutanoate hydroxymethyltransferase, producing MADKHALNIVKMKKMKADGVPLSMLTAYDYPSALLAEEAGVDLILVGDSLGNVVLGYDTTLPVTIDDMVYHTRSVKRGAQNTFIIADMPFMTYHGSVDATLHGVRRLMQEGQAHAVKMEGGLEICAAVSAVVAAGVPVLGHIGLTPQSVNMIGGYRIQGKDAKDAQRLMDEAKALEAAGAFGIVLELVTEEVAEAISKAVSIPTIGIGAGRYCDGQVLVFHDVLRYASPYREKRFVKTYADVGSLIREGISSYVREVKDRSFPAESHVFNADETVLESLYGGAVKGAN from the coding sequence ATGGCAGACAAACATGCACTGAATATTGTGAAAATGAAAAAGATGAAAGCGGACGGTGTGCCTCTCAGCATGCTGACCGCTTATGATTACCCCTCCGCCCTCCTGGCTGAGGAAGCGGGAGTAGACCTGATTCTGGTCGGGGATTCGCTTGGAAATGTTGTGCTCGGGTACGATACGACCCTGCCGGTTACCATAGACGATATGGTCTATCACACCCGCAGCGTGAAGCGCGGGGCGCAGAATACATTCATTATCGCAGATATGCCTTTCATGACGTATCACGGCAGTGTAGACGCTACGCTGCACGGGGTGCGCAGGCTGATGCAGGAAGGCCAGGCCCATGCGGTCAAAATGGAAGGCGGACTGGAAATCTGCGCGGCGGTATCCGCAGTGGTTGCCGCCGGTGTGCCGGTTCTCGGCCATATTGGCCTGACTCCGCAATCTGTGAATATGATTGGCGGCTACCGGATTCAGGGCAAGGACGCTAAGGATGCGCAGCGGCTGATGGATGAAGCAAAGGCTCTGGAGGCTGCCGGGGCGTTCGGCATCGTGCTGGAGCTGGTAACCGAAGAGGTGGCGGAAGCCATCTCCAAGGCGGTCAGCATTCCGACCATCGGCATTGGTGCAGGCCGTTACTGTGACGGCCAGGTGCTGGTGTTCCATGATGTCCTGCGCTATGCCTCCCCTTACCGGGAGAAACGGTTCGTCAAAACCTACGCGGATGTCGGGAGCCTGATCCGGGAAGGCATCAGCAGCTATGTCCGCGAAGTGAAGGACCGGTCCTTCCCGGCGGAGAGCCATGTGTTTAATGCAGATGAAACTGTACTGGAATCGCTGTATGGCGGCGCCGTAAAAGGAGCGAACTAA
- the panC gene encoding pantoate--beta-alanine ligase — MKQGGHGPVGFVPTMGYLHEGHASLLRKAGEKSGTVVMSIFVNPLQFGPNEDYAAYPRDEQRDLELAEREGADIVFIPSVEEMYPQPVRTAVTVSSLTTQLCGASRPGHFDGVTTVVSKLFNMVQPEYAFFGLKDAQQVAVLRRMVADLNMNVEIIACPIVREEDGLALSSRNVYLSAEERSQALVLSRSLREARQAIEAGTVRTADEARRLLVSVISESPLAVIDYAEILTFPDLEQLEGGSPLSTAGGEVIMALAVKFGRTRLIDNNVFIPKEAHALV, encoded by the coding sequence ATGAAGCAAGGTGGGCATGGCCCGGTCGGATTTGTTCCAACTATGGGATATCTGCATGAAGGACATGCGAGCCTGCTGCGCAAGGCCGGGGAGAAGAGCGGCACCGTGGTGATGAGTATTTTTGTCAACCCGCTGCAGTTTGGGCCGAATGAGGACTATGCCGCTTATCCGCGTGATGAACAGCGCGATCTGGAGCTGGCCGAGCGTGAAGGGGCAGATATTGTATTTATCCCCAGTGTAGAGGAAATGTATCCTCAGCCGGTCCGTACTGCTGTAACTGTTTCTTCGCTGACAACGCAGCTTTGCGGAGCATCGCGCCCGGGGCATTTTGACGGGGTGACTACCGTTGTCAGTAAGCTGTTTAATATGGTGCAGCCGGAGTATGCCTTCTTCGGGCTGAAGGATGCCCAGCAGGTGGCCGTTCTCCGCCGGATGGTGGCTGACCTCAATATGAACGTTGAGATTATTGCTTGTCCGATTGTGCGTGAAGAAGACGGCCTCGCCTTAAGCTCGCGCAATGTGTACCTGAGTGCAGAGGAGCGCAGCCAGGCGCTGGTCTTGTCACGGTCCCTGCGCGAAGCCCGTCAGGCGATTGAAGCCGGTACGGTCCGCACTGCAGATGAAGCCCGCCGGCTGCTGGTATCGGTTATTTCGGAATCCCCGCTTGCCGTTATCGATTATGCCGAGATTCTGACCTTCCCGGATCTGGAGCAGCTGGAAGGCGGCAGCCCGCTTAGTACGGCTGGCGGGGAAGTCATTATGGCTCTCGCTGTGAAGTTCGGCAGAACCCGCCTGATTGACAATAATGTATTTATTCCTAAGGAGGCTCACGCACTTGTTTAG
- the panD gene encoding aspartate 1-decarboxylase, with amino-acid sequence MFRHMMKSKIHRATVTEANLNYVGSITIDEDLMEAADLLENEKVQIVDNNNGSRLETYVIPGPRGSGVICLNGAAARLVQPGDTVIIISYAMLSSEELAGHKPTVVFVDADNKPVKLADHEIHATIA; translated from the coding sequence TTGTTTAGACATATGATGAAATCCAAAATCCACCGGGCCACCGTCACCGAAGCTAACCTTAATTATGTAGGCAGCATTACCATTGATGAGGATCTGATGGAAGCGGCTGATCTGCTGGAGAACGAAAAGGTGCAGATTGTGGACAACAATAACGGATCCCGTCTTGAAACTTATGTCATTCCCGGACCGCGCGGCAGCGGTGTGATTTGTCTGAACGGTGCTGCCGCCCGTTTGGTACAGCCTGGTGATACTGTTATTATTATTTCTTACGCAATGCTGTCGTCCGAGGAGCTGGCGGGCCATAAGCCGACTGTTGTGTTCGTAGATGCGGACAATAAGCCGGTGAAGCTGGCGGATCATGAGATTCATGCAACGATCGCCTGA
- the dinG gene encoding ATP-dependent DNA helicase DinG, with the protein MKFAVLDFETTGTQSVGEIIQVGLAIIEDDGTISRVYGSYVKPGAPIPPFITGLTGITDSDVQDAPELDEMMMELVPLLDDVVLVGHNVAFDFHFLQNALDRCGYLPFQGRILDTIDFLKICFPSLTTYQLGAVSNHFGITHDRPHQADSDALATALVLLKCLEELYSLPLLTIQRLNELFTDEDSDLAWYFDGLLREREMETFQPEGDLTFYRQLALAVGDWAELAPPREDHAGNPLQNITFKEYMEEVTLRLKEALPQYESREAQELMIHEVMTALAQDKHLLIEAGTGTGKSLGYLLPAIYHSIRSDEKVMVSTHTINLQDQLRERDIPLLTSVVPFPFKAAIFKGRGHYLCLRKFEHRIIKKDFTSTREEALTAAQMIVWLTQTQTGDDEELNLHGRGGDFWETVASDTDSCLGRSCPWFRKCYYHRAKHEAGIADVVVTNHSKLFADVKAGHQLLPAYEHLVIDEAHHLEDIAGKHLGMQMKYFTVAHTLTRLYKDSRSGQLPALRQTLQSSGSEQASEWSGVIDRIYPDLLTVKESWDALSDRLFGLLPERSDAGAGEAGQLVARLLPGKKPKEWEELAALENTLHLSLSDIIRKGDKMLSEMRDTDSQSSSDSLVTDIGGLFKDLASIREQIRFFMTLNDENIVYWLEGSGNYRGKSLQMYAVPVDVSTQLRELFFDKKKSIILTSATLSVDKSFQFMIDNLGLGGAAEEGRLMTSLLPSPFNYREQALLVIPRDFPSVKGSIGDARFVDTLVRSLAEAAIATRGRMLVLFTSYKMLRQVYDPLKEALAMQDISVLGQGVEGGSRSKLIRRFQDSPAAVLLGTSSFWEGVDIPGDALTCLAIVRLPFQPPNHPLAEAKSELLQAQKKNPFMKLSVPQAVIRFKQGFGRLVRTAQDRGIVIVYDTRVIEAYYGKYFLYSLPGPKMEHMLTEQMVPRIAEWLDEGGVS; encoded by the coding sequence ATGAAATTTGCCGTGCTTGATTTTGAAACTACAGGAACCCAATCTGTGGGAGAGATTATCCAGGTTGGCCTTGCCATTATAGAGGATGACGGGACGATCTCCCGGGTGTATGGTTCCTACGTCAAGCCCGGAGCGCCGATTCCTCCTTTTATTACGGGCCTGACCGGAATTACAGATAGTGATGTACAGGATGCGCCGGAGCTTGATGAGATGATGATGGAGCTGGTGCCGCTGCTTGATGATGTGGTGCTGGTTGGACATAATGTGGCGTTTGATTTTCATTTTTTGCAGAATGCGCTGGACCGCTGCGGCTATCTGCCGTTTCAGGGGCGGATTCTGGATACTATCGATTTTCTCAAAATATGCTTTCCTTCACTGACAACTTACCAGCTTGGTGCAGTGAGTAATCATTTCGGCATTACGCATGACCGTCCGCATCAGGCGGACAGTGATGCGCTGGCTACCGCGCTGGTGCTGCTGAAATGTCTGGAGGAGCTCTACAGTCTGCCTCTGCTGACCATTCAGCGGCTGAATGAGCTGTTCACAGATGAGGACAGTGATCTTGCCTGGTACTTCGACGGACTCCTCCGTGAGCGCGAGATGGAGACCTTTCAGCCGGAAGGTGATTTAACCTTCTACCGGCAGCTGGCGCTGGCTGTAGGGGACTGGGCGGAGCTGGCTCCGCCGCGTGAGGATCACGCAGGCAATCCGCTGCAGAATATTACGTTCAAGGAATACATGGAAGAGGTCACCCTGCGCCTTAAAGAGGCCCTTCCGCAATATGAGAGCCGCGAGGCGCAGGAGCTTATGATTCACGAGGTAATGACGGCGCTTGCGCAGGATAAGCATCTGCTGATTGAAGCGGGCACCGGAACGGGCAAATCGCTCGGTTACCTGCTGCCGGCCATTTATCACAGTATCCGCAGTGACGAGAAGGTCATGGTCAGCACGCATACGATCAACCTGCAGGATCAACTGCGTGAACGCGATATCCCTTTGCTCACCAGCGTCGTCCCGTTCCCGTTTAAGGCTGCGATCTTTAAGGGAAGAGGGCATTATTTGTGTCTCCGCAAGTTTGAACATAGAATTATTAAGAAGGATTTCACAAGCACCCGGGAAGAAGCGCTGACAGCAGCGCAAATGATCGTCTGGCTGACCCAGACGCAGACAGGCGATGATGAGGAGCTTAATTTACACGGCCGCGGAGGTGATTTCTGGGAGACGGTAGCCAGTGATACCGACTCCTGTCTGGGGCGTTCCTGTCCGTGGTTCCGCAAATGTTATTATCACCGGGCGAAGCATGAAGCCGGAATTGCCGATGTAGTTGTTACCAATCACTCCAAACTGTTCGCAGACGTTAAGGCCGGGCATCAGCTGCTTCCGGCTTACGAGCATCTGGTTATTGATGAGGCGCATCATCTGGAAGATATCGCCGGTAAGCATCTGGGCATGCAGATGAAATATTTCACAGTCGCCCATACGCTTACCCGTCTGTACAAGGACAGCCGCAGCGGTCAGCTGCCGGCCCTGCGCCAGACTTTGCAGTCTTCAGGCAGTGAGCAGGCTTCGGAATGGAGCGGGGTTATTGACCGCATCTATCCAGACCTGCTCACCGTGAAGGAGTCGTGGGATGCGCTTAGCGACAGGCTGTTTGGCCTGCTGCCGGAGCGCAGCGATGCCGGGGCCGGAGAAGCCGGGCAGCTGGTTGCGCGCCTGCTGCCCGGAAAGAAGCCAAAGGAGTGGGAAGAACTGGCTGCGCTGGAGAATACGCTTCATCTCAGCCTGAGCGATATTATCCGTAAGGGTGATAAAATGCTCAGCGAGATGCGGGATACGGACAGCCAGTCGTCTTCAGACAGCCTTGTGACTGACATCGGCGGACTGTTCAAGGACCTTGCATCCATCCGGGAGCAGATCCGGTTCTTCATGACGCTGAACGATGAGAATATTGTGTATTGGCTGGAGGGAAGCGGCAATTACCGCGGCAAGTCACTGCAGATGTACGCTGTTCCGGTCGATGTCAGCACACAGCTCAGAGAGCTGTTCTTCGACAAGAAGAAGAGTATTATTCTGACTTCCGCCACTTTGTCGGTGGACAAATCCTTCCAGTTCATGATTGATAATCTGGGTCTGGGCGGAGCTGCAGAAGAAGGACGGCTGATGACTTCGCTGCTGCCGTCTCCGTTCAACTACCGGGAGCAGGCGCTGCTGGTCATCCCCCGTGACTTCCCAAGCGTGAAGGGCAGCATCGGGGATGCCCGGTTCGTTGATACGCTGGTACGTTCACTCGCAGAAGCGGCTATAGCCACGCGCGGGCGGATGCTGGTGCTGTTCACATCATACAAAATGCTGCGGCAGGTGTATGATCCGCTTAAGGAAGCCCTGGCAATGCAGGATATCTCAGTGCTTGGACAAGGGGTGGAGGGCGGTAGCCGGAGCAAGCTGATCCGCCGTTTCCAGGACAGCCCGGCTGCGGTGCTGCTGGGTACGAGCAGCTTCTGGGAAGGGGTAGACATTCCCGGAGATGCACTGACCTGTCTCGCTATCGTCAGACTGCCGTTTCAGCCGCCGAACCATCCGCTCGCCGAAGCGAAGTCGGAGCTGCTGCAGGCCCAAAAGAAAAATCCGTTTATGAAGCTGTCTGTTCCGCAGGCGGTCATCCGGTTCAAGCAGGGCTTTGGACGGCTGGTCCGCACCGCACAAGACCGCGGCATTGTTATTGTATATGATACCAGGGTCATTGAAGCTTATTACGGGAAATACTTCCTGTATTCACTGCCCGGTCCGAAGATGGAGCATATGCTGACTGAGCAGATGGTTCCGCGGATTGCAGAGTGGCTTGATGAAGGCGGGGTTTCATAA
- a CDS encoding redox-sensing transcriptional repressor Rex, whose product MKSDKISEAVVRRLPVYLRFLNDLQKREISTVSSQELGQKLDLNPAQIRKDLAYFGDFGRKGIGYDVSYLIEKIRHILKLDQQINVALVGAGNLGHALSNYNAYLKDTMKITAIFDAYEPKVGQQINSLTVQPMNELGDTIRAQGIRIGIITVPDSEAQNVADILVDSGIEAILNFAPVILKTPANIRIHAADFTTDLQSLAYYLHDGKEEVADEQQ is encoded by the coding sequence ATGAAATCGGATAAAATATCGGAGGCCGTCGTGCGCAGGCTCCCAGTGTACCTGCGTTTCCTGAACGATCTCCAAAAACGTGAAATCTCTACAGTTTCTTCTCAGGAGCTGGGACAAAAGCTTGATCTGAACCCTGCCCAGATCCGCAAGGACCTGGCTTATTTCGGGGATTTCGGCAGAAAGGGCATCGGTTATGATGTCTCTTATCTCATAGAGAAAATCCGCCACATTCTGAAGCTGGACCAGCAAATTAATGTAGCGCTGGTAGGAGCCGGTAATCTCGGCCATGCCTTGTCCAATTACAATGCCTATCTGAAGGATACGATGAAGATCACGGCTATTTTTGATGCTTACGAGCCTAAAGTAGGCCAGCAGATCAACTCTCTGACCGTACAGCCGATGAATGAGCTTGGTGATACAATCCGCGCGCAGGGCATTCGTATCGGGATCATTACCGTACCGGACAGCGAAGCCCAGAATGTAGCGGATATCCTGGTGGATTCAGGGATTGAGGCTATTCTGAACTTTGCCCCGGTCATTCTGAAGACGCCGGCGAACATCCGGATTCACGCTGCCGACTTCACTACCGATCTGCAGAGTCTGGCTTATTATTTGCATGATGGAAAGGAAGAAGTGGCAGATGAGCAGCAATAA